The following proteins are encoded in a genomic region of Ornithodoros turicata isolate Travis chromosome 6, ASM3712646v1, whole genome shotgun sequence:
- the LOC135397062 gene encoding carboxypeptidase inhibitor SmCI-like isoform X1: MHRILLTVAALVFILGFAVADARRDNICFQEKDEGRGDRRYIRYYYDHREGTCREFIYRGSEGNENRFRSYKTCMETCLSGASAPDAEALPRRCTLPKDRGHCRDPDDDHKVFKFWYNMREGKCEKFAFYGCGGNGNRFKKLKGCQRACKKGPSAPAGGGLPHRCTLPKDRGHCRDPRDEDKVYKFLYNMREEKCERFAFYGCGGNKNRFDKLKGCQQTCEKGKPPSDAPPQEPWNVCQLPRDRGHCRDPRDDRERTRYYFNTDSENCEWFKFFGCGGNANNFHTLKECQQRCERW; the protein is encoded by the exons ATGCATCGGATCCTTTTGACTGTTGCAGCCCTAGTTTTTATCTTGGGTTTTGCGGTAGCAG ATGCGCGGCGGGATAATATTTGTTTTCAAGAAAAGGATGAAGGAAGAGGTGACCGCCGATACATCCGCTACTATTACGACCACCGAGAGGGAACGTGCAGGGAATTCATCTACAGGGGCAGCGAAGGCAATGAGAACAGGTTTCGCAGTTACAAAACCTGTATGGAAACGTGCCTTTCAG GCGCTTCAGCACCGGACGCGGAAGCACTTCCGCGCCGTTGTACATTGCCGAAGGATCGTGGGCACTGCAGAGATCCAGATGACGACCATAAAGTATTCAAGTTTTGGTACAACATGAGAGAAGGAAAGTGTGAGAAGTTTGCCTTCTACGGGTGCGGAGGCAACGGGAACAGGTTCAAGAAACTCAAAGGGTGCCAACGAGCCTGTAAGAAag GACCTTCAGCACCGGCCGGAGGAGGACTTCCGCACCGTTGTACATTGCCGAAGGATCGTGGGCACTGCAGAGACCCAAGGGACGAGGATAAAGTATACAAGTTTCTTTACAACATGAGAGAAGAAAAGTGTGAGAGGTTTGCCTTCTACGGGTGCGGAGGCAACAAGAACAGGTTCGACAAACTCAAAGGGTGCCAACAAACTTGTGAGAAAG GAAAACCTCCTTCCGATGCCCCCCCTCAAGAACCCTGGAACGTTTGCCAATTACCCAGAGACCGCGGCCACTGTCGCGACCCACGTGACGACCGGGAGCGAACCAGGTACTACTTCAACACGGACAGCGAGAACTGCGAGTGGTTTAAGTTTTTCGGCTGCGGAGGCAATGCCAACAACTTTCACACTCTCAAAGAATGTCAGCAGCGATGCGAGCGTTGGTGA
- the LOC135397062 gene encoding actinia tenebrosa protease inhibitors-like isoform X2: MHRILLTVAALVFILGFAVAGASAPDAEALPRRCTLPKDRGHCRDPDDDHKVFKFWYNMREGKCEKFAFYGCGGNGNRFKKLKGCQRACKKGPSAPAGGGLPHRCTLPKDRGHCRDPRDEDKVYKFLYNMREEKCERFAFYGCGGNKNRFDKLKGCQQTCEKGKPPSDAPPQEPWNVCQLPRDRGHCRDPRDDRERTRYYFNTDSENCEWFKFFGCGGNANNFHTLKECQQRCERW, translated from the exons ATGCATCGGATCCTTTTGACTGTTGCAGCCCTAGTTTTTATCTTGGGTTTTGCGGTAGCAG GCGCTTCAGCACCGGACGCGGAAGCACTTCCGCGCCGTTGTACATTGCCGAAGGATCGTGGGCACTGCAGAGATCCAGATGACGACCATAAAGTATTCAAGTTTTGGTACAACATGAGAGAAGGAAAGTGTGAGAAGTTTGCCTTCTACGGGTGCGGAGGCAACGGGAACAGGTTCAAGAAACTCAAAGGGTGCCAACGAGCCTGTAAGAAag GACCTTCAGCACCGGCCGGAGGAGGACTTCCGCACCGTTGTACATTGCCGAAGGATCGTGGGCACTGCAGAGACCCAAGGGACGAGGATAAAGTATACAAGTTTCTTTACAACATGAGAGAAGAAAAGTGTGAGAGGTTTGCCTTCTACGGGTGCGGAGGCAACAAGAACAGGTTCGACAAACTCAAAGGGTGCCAACAAACTTGTGAGAAAG GAAAACCTCCTTCCGATGCCCCCCCTCAAGAACCCTGGAACGTTTGCCAATTACCCAGAGACCGCGGCCACTGTCGCGACCCACGTGACGACCGGGAGCGAACCAGGTACTACTTCAACACGGACAGCGAGAACTGCGAGTGGTTTAAGTTTTTCGGCTGCGGAGGCAATGCCAACAACTTTCACACTCTCAAAGAATGTCAGCAGCGATGCGAGCGTTGGTGA